Proteins co-encoded in one Malus sylvestris chromosome 7, drMalSylv7.2, whole genome shotgun sequence genomic window:
- the LOC126628316 gene encoding uncharacterized protein LOC126628316, which produces MAFHVACPITCRRICDCALGFPRTLATGNAKASFLEDVLRVHDFLIDPSGIRARDDGKTVQVAVPKVAPPPPPLPQPVMSSAVGDSYAAAVVDDESAAAASSQAKRAALQRKAAADMVAAEDFARRFESGYLSDTSRGGVGEEQAQSNVNVMCRICFCGENEGSERARKMLPCKTCGKKYHRNCVKVWSKHRDLFHWSSWTCPLCRSCEVCRRTGDPNKLMFCKRCDGAYHCYCQHPSHKNVSPGPYVCPKHTQCHSCGSKVPGNGLSVRWFLGYTCCDACGRLFVKGNYCPVCLKVYRDSESTPMVCCDLCQRWVHCHCDGISDERYQLYQLDGNLEYKCATCRGECYQVKNNEDAVVELWRRKDEAEQDLIFSLRVAAGLPTQEEIFSISPYSDDEENSPQLLKNEYGRPLKLSLKGLVDKSQKKTKDSGKKSSNKVSAKKKEYQEFFVGKTEVIQRSGGHDDPQSFGSSLGYDKNDEMQPYKNAELDLYSSPIAGSISHTEEMCSVNKPGILKHKFVDEVMASDEDRASKVVHIKGKSHGLDSGEDTGKHAGKSKPVKGKKLVINFGARKINLPKSPISDASTCQREQDLLTSNAGEDASQQRAPVMVDRHDGSVNAKDRSDYSSPLKVPLDSGREGNFIKLGKVRSGASDHNPKFARGDKADEYEAIQPEQTPVSFGKGIEGGTTAAVPVGEVPTLRNDRVYSRKHSHSRSNIRTETNDSYAQTPVSHSSSKDAKPPSLKFKLKKPNIENQNSSHHEEEKSYVKGQRSKRKRPSPFMEKTSFGENDDKTQSVQDNVMDEMDVNWILKKLGRDAIGKRVEVQQLSDNSWHKGVVSDVIEGMSTLSVTLDDGKVKSLELGKQGVRFVSQKHKRPRT; this is translated from the exons ATGGCATTTCATGTCGCCTGCCCAATTACTTG CCGGCGAATCTGCGACTGTGCGTTAGGGTTTCCGCGAACCCTCGCCACCGGGAATGCCAAGGCCTCGTTCCTCGAAGACGTGCTTCGAGTTCACGACTTTCTCATCGATCCCTCCGGAATTAGGGCTCGCGATGATGGCAAAACGGTCCAGGTCGCCGTTCCGAAGGTCGCCCCGCCGCCACCGCCGCTTCCCCAGCCGGTTATGTCTTCTGCCGTCGGAGATAGTTACGCCGCTGCCGTTGTTGACGATGAgtccgccgccgccgcctccTCCCAGGCCAAACGTGCCGCGCTCCAGCGCAAGGCTGCTGCGGATATGGTGGCGGCTGAGGACTTTGCTCGGCGATTCGAGTCTGGTTATTTGTCG GACACCTCAAGAGGTGGTGTGGGTGAAGAGCAGGCTCAGTCCAATGTGAATGTTATGTGCCGGATATGCTTTTGTGGTGAAAATGAAGGAAGTGAGAGAGCAAGAAAAATGCTTCCATGCAAAACTTGTGGCAAGAAGTACCACAGGAACTGCGTAAAAGTTTGGTCTAAACACAGAG ATCTATTTCATTGGAGTTCATGGACATGCCCCCTGTGCCGAAGTTGTGAG GTATGCCGAAGAACTGGAGATCCAAATAAGCTTATGTTCTGCAAAAGGTGTGATGGCGCCTACCATTGTTACTGCCAACATCCTTCACACAAG AATGTTTCTCCTGGACCTTATGTGTGCCCGAAACATACACAGTGTCACAGCTGTGGGTCAAAAGTCCCCGGAAATGGCTTGAGCGTGAG ATGGTTTCTGGGATACACTTGTTGTGATGCGTGTGGAAGATTATTTGTGAAGGGGAACTATTGTCCTGTGTGCTTGAAG GTTTATAGAGATTCAGAATCCACACCAATGGTTTGCTGTGATCTTTGCCAGCGCTGGGTGCATTGTCATTGTGATGGAATCAG TGATGAGAGATATCAGCTGTATCAGTTAGATGGAAATCTCGAGTACAAATGTGCTACATGTCGTGGAGAATGCTACCAG GTCAAGAATAATGAGGATGCTGTGGTAGAGCTTTGGAGGAGAAAAGACGAAGCGGAGCAAGATTTAATTTTTAGCTTGAGGGTTGCTGCAGGGTTGCCAACTCAAGAAGAAATATTTTCTATTTCACCCTATTCCgatgatgaagaaaacagccctcaattattaaagaatgagtATGGGCGTCCGTTGAAATTATCTCTCAAGGGGTTAGTTGATAAGTCACAAAAAAAGACCAAGGACAGTGGGAAAAAATCTTCAAATAAAGTGTCTGCTAAGAAAAAGGAATACCAGGAGTTCTTTGTTGGTAAAACTGAAGTGATTCAGAGGTCTGGAGGACATGATGATCCTCAGTCCTTCGGATCTAGCTTGGGCTATGACAAGAATGATGAGATGCAGCCCTACAAAAATGCAGAATTAGACTTATATTCTTCGCCTATAGCTGGAAGTATTAGCCACACCGAAGAGATGTGCTCCGTCAATAAGCCAGGTATTTTGAAGCACAAGTTTGTTGATGAGGTGATGGCAAGTGATGAAGATAGGGCTTCCAAAGTCGTTCATATCAAGGGTAAGTCTCATGGTCTGGATAGTGGAGAGGATACTGGAAAGCATGCTGGCAAATCAAAGCCTGTTAAAGGGAAGAAGTTAGTGATAAATTTTGGTGCACGGAAGATAAATTTGCCCAAGTCTCCAATATCTGATGCTTCAACCTGTCAAAGAGAGCAAGATTTGTTGACTTCCAATG CCGGTGAAGATGCCAGCCAGCAGAGAGCACCTGTTATGGTGGATAGACATGATGGTTCGGTTAATGCTAAAG ATAGAAGTGATTATTCTAGCCCTTTGAAAGTTCCATTGGATTCTGGGAGAGAAGGAAACTTTATAAAGTTGGGAAAAGTTAGGTCTGGAGCTTCTGATCATAACCCCAAATTTGCAAGAGGGGATAAGGCTGATGAATATGAAGCCATTCAACCTGAGCAGACACCTGTTTCGTTTGGAAAAGGCATTGAAGGAGGCACGACTGCAGCTGTGCCTGTAGGTGAAGTCCCGACTTTAAGAAATGACAGGGTATATTCCCGGAAGCATTCACATAGCAGGTCTAATATACGGACTGAAACCAATGATTCTTACGCTCAGACACCCGTGTCACATTCTTCGTCAAAAGATGCCAAACCTCCGTCATTGAAGTTTAAGCTCAAGAAGCCTAATATTGAAAATCAGAATTCTTCTCATCATGAGGAAGAAAAAAGTTACGTCAAGGGCCAGCGGTCAAAAAGAAAGAGACCATCACCGTTTATGGAGAAGACATCATTTGGTGAGAATGATGACAAGACACAATCAGTTCAGGATAATGTAATGGATGAGATGGATGTTAACTGGATATTGAAAAAATTGGGCAGAGATGCAATTGGAAAGCGAGTTGAAGTTCAGCAGCTATCTGACAATTCATG GCATAAGGGAGTGGTTAGCGATGTTATTGAAGGCATGTCAACATTATCTGTTACTTTAGATGATGGCAAAGTCAAATCTCTGGAACTCGGGAAGCAAGGGGTTCGATTTGTATCTCAAAAGCATAAGAGGCCAAGAACATGA
- the LOC126628329 gene encoding protein TAB2 homolog, chloroplastic-like gives MASFSFNTTRIRTPTFHSHKPISKFISRAKPIKIPSPISTNPSKPRPRLRCFRPNSVSESSVSTTQEVDEDEFDEVDDDPTAELSYLDPETDPESISEWELDFCSRPILDIRGKKVWELVVCDESLSLQFTKYFPNNVINSITLKDAIVSISDELGVPLPDKIRYFRSQMQTIITKACNELGIKPIPSKRCLSLLLWLEERYETVYTRHPGFQKGSKPLLALDNPFPMELPENLVGEKWAFVQLPFSAVQEEISSLDTNLVFGASLDLDLLGIEIDEKTLIPGLAVASSRAKPLAAWMNGLEVCSIEVDLSRARLLLSVGISGRYIYATYNKTPETTSEAEAWEAAKKDCGGLHFLAIQGDLDGDDCVGFWLLLDLPPPPV, from the exons ATGGCGAGCTTCAGCTTCAACACCACCAGAATCAGAACCCCCACCTTTCACTCTCACAAACCCATCTCCAAATTCATCTCCCGCGCAAAACCCATCAAAATCCCATCTCCTATCTCCACCAATCCCTCAAAACCCCGGCCAAGACTCCGCTGTTTCCGACCAAATTCCGTCTCGGAAAGCTCTGTTTCCACGACACAAGAAGTAGACGAGGACGAATTCGATGAAGTGGACGATGACCCGACGGCGGAGCTGAGCTACCTCGACCCAGAAACCGACCCGGAGAGCATTTCGGAGTGGGAGCTGGATTTCTGCTCCAGGCCGATTTTGGATATCAGGGGGAAGAAGGTGTGGGAGCTGGTAGTGTGTGACGAATCGCTGTCTCTGCAGTTTACAAAGTATTTTCCAAACAATGTTATCAACAGCATTACTTTGAAGGATGCTATTGTGTCCATTAGTGACGAATTAGGCGTCCCTCTGCCGGATAAAATCCGCTACTTCAG GTCACAGATGCAGACAATTATCACAAAGGCATGTAACGAGCTTGGTATAAAGCCGATTCCCAGTAAACGG TGCCTATCGCTGCTTTTGTGGTTGGAAGAACGCTACGAGACAGTATACACACGCCACCCTGGTTTCCAGAAAGGATCTAAGCCACTCCTCGCATTGGACAACCCTTTCCCAATGGAACTTCCGGAAAATCTTGTTGGCGAAAAATGGGCCTTTGTTCAGTTGCCCTTTTCAG CTGTTCAAGAGGAAATCTCATCCTTAGACACGAACCTCGTGTTTGGCGCAAGTCTAGATCTGGATTTGTTGGGGATTGAAATTGACGAGAAGACATTGATTCCAGGATTGGCTGTTGCATCTTCGCGTGCAAAACCGCTAGCAG CTTGGATGAATGGGTTGGAAGTTTGCTCGATTGAAGTCGATTTGTCACGGGCACGCTTGCTTCTTTCTGTCGGGATCTCTGGCCGATATATTTACGCCACCTACAACAAAACTCCTGAAACAACAAGTGAAGCCGAAGCTTGGGAAGCAGCAAAGAAGGATTGCGGAGGCTTGCACTTCCTTGCAATCCAGGGGGACTTGGACGGGGATGATTGCGTCGGATTTTGGCTTCTGCTAGACTTGCCACCTCCACCTGTATAG
- the LOC126628317 gene encoding cation/H(+) antiporter 28-like codes for MGSKEKLRTSQKISIVGPCTLKLKELFGKLAKYALGFFLMYALCNVSHFLLKPYSQPRITSDTVIGLLIGNLGFIRNLVTDSARKTLNFIVDFGMICYMFVLGIEMDPYVLFKEPTKDAKVAYGGMLSTFILACAITPFLQFTDGSFKVDFTLSLSTILSSTASPVLTRLITSLKIGKSDIGQLVISAGMHADFVSTLLLSIGYVFWPVDSGGKVVETSKRVRRSIEMGSALVIQTLFAGYVSPIFMNWVNNENPEGKPIKGSHLVLALAFMALIISCSPIYGYNPALSAFMAGTFLPKGGRVSKWVVGKINYLLSTIYYPIFFFWMGYEAAFKEFQPGQFGTWARLFVLFGIATVGKVAGTVLCGKLLGFHWPESIALGLLLTTKGHFHIYLAIAAKQAGKTSTSTSTVMVIAIFFTVVHAPSVVAQIIKRARKRAPTHRMSLQLLDPSSELRILLCLHGPQNVQTMINFIEISRGTADPGIVVYVTDMIELTDEIAATLVKEEGADTMTVTHTEVKEMRDQVTAAVQAYVGESGDGITLRRLLALSTFSGMPQDICILAEDSMVGLIILPFHKVQRADGTLDNGNSAFRYVNRKILKNAPCSVGILVDRGLGLIEKLPRTHDHSVSMAVIFIGGKDDREALAYAGRVARHAGVKLTVIRFLVDASSEATVRPGNYTVSRSEQEEEMKLDDECFASFYERRIACGQVAYVEKHMANSAETYSTLRELDGQYALIIVGRGERVNSVLTFGMNDWQQCPELGPIGDVLSGSDFSVKTSVLIIQENSLKGQLDGLEDDFSIM; via the exons atgggCAGCAAGGAAAAGTTACGTACTTCTCAAAAAATTTCAATTGTTGGACCATGCACTCTCAAGTTAAAAGAGCTTTTTGGAAAATTAGCAAAATATGCACTGGGTTTCTTCTTAATGTATGCTCTCTGCAATGTTTCCCACTTCCTGTTAAAGCCATATTCTCAGCCTCGCATTACCTCCGACACCGTt ATAGGACTGCTGATCGGAAATTTAGGGTTCATACGCAACCTAGTAACGGATTCAGCCAGGAAAACGTTGAATTTTATTGTTGATTTCGGCATGATCTGCTATATGTTTGTGTTAGGCATAGAAATGGATCCATATGTACTCTTTAAAGAACCAACCAAGGATGCTAAAGTGGCCTATGGTGGTATGCTCTCCACATTCATCCTAGCCTGCGCTATAACACCGTTTCTGCAGTTTACAGATGGCAGTTTCAAGGTTGacttcactctctccctctccaccaTTCTCTCTAGCACCGCCTCTCCTGTACTGACACGTCTCATAACGAGTCTCAAAATAGGCAAGTCGGACATAGGCCAGCTAGTCATTTCTGCAGGAATGCACGCTGATTTTGTATCAACCCTTCTCCTCTCAATTGGCTATGTCTTTTGGCCAGTTGATTCTGGAGGGAAAGTTGTAGAGACTTCAAAACGTGTCCGAAGATCCATTGAGATGGGTTCTGCATTGGTGATCCAGACACTTTTTGCGGGCTATGTTTCACCAATCTTCATGAACTGGGTCAACAACGAAAACCCCGAAGGCAAACCCATCAAAGGTTCACATCTAGTGCTTGCTCTTGCTTTCATGGCCTTGATCATTTCCTGCTCACCAATTTATGGATACAATCCGGCCTTGAGTGCATTTATGGCGGGAACCTTTTTACCAAAGGGGGGGAGAGTATCGAAATGGGTGGTCGGCAAGATCAATTACTTGTTATCTACCATTTACtatccaatttttttcttctggatGGGTTATGAAGCTGCGTTCAAGGAATTTCAACCCGGCCAGTTCGGGACATGGGCAAGGTTATTTGTACTTTTTGGTATAGCAACAGTAGGAAAAGTTGCTGGAACTGTCCTCTGCGGAAAGCTGTTGGGGTTTCACTGGCCGGAATCTATTGCACTCGGGCTTCTGCTCACTACCAAAGGCCATTTTCACATATACTTGGCCATTGCTGCAAAACAA GCCGGGAAAACATCTACTTCAACCAGCACCGTGATGGTAATAGCTATATTTTTCACGGTTGTGCACGCCCCATCAGTTGTGGCACAAATCATCAAGCGTGCAAGGAAACGGGCACCCACTCATCGAATGTCACTTCAGTTGCTTGACCCTTCAAGCGAACTCCGCATATTACTATGCCTTCATGGGCCTCAAAATGTTCAAACTATGATAAACTTCATTGAGATATCTAGAGGGACAGCTGACCCTGGAATTGTGGTATATGTAACAGACATGATAGAACTCACAGACGAAATTGCCGCCACACTGGTAAAAGAAGAAGGGGCGGATACCATGACTGTGACTCACACAGAAGTGAAAGAAATGAGAGATCAAGTCACTGCTGCAGTTCAAGCATATGTAGGGGAGAGTGGAGATGGTATCACACTTAGACGATTGCTTGCACTTTCGACTTTCAGTGGCATGCCCCAGGATATTTGCATTTTGGCAGAGGACTCAATGGTAGGCCTCATTATCTTGCCATTTCACAAGGTTCAACGCGCAGATGGAACCTTGGATAACGGAAATTCTGCTTTCAGATATGTGAACCGTAAG ATCCTCAAGAATGCTCCGTGCTCCGTTGGGATTCTTGTAGACAGAGGTCTTGGACTGATTGAAAAACTACCAAGAACACACGATCATTCTGTCAGCATGGCAGTCATCTTCATTGGTGGCAAAGACGATAGAGAAGCACTTGCCTATGCTGGTCGCGTAGCACGACATGCAGGTGTAAAGCTCACAGTCATAAGATTCTTGGTAGATGCTAGCTCAGAGGCCACAGTGAGACCTGGAAATTACACTGTCAGCCGTTCTGAGCAAGAAGAGGAAATGAAGCTTGACGATGAGTGTTTCGCAAGCTTCTATGAGAGACGGATCGCATGTGGACAAGTCGCTTACGTTGAGAAGCATATGGCCAATTCTGCTGAGACCTATTCtaccttgagggaattggaCGGGCAGTACGCGCTCATTATAGTGGGACGAGGGGAGAGGGTGAATTCGGTTCTGACATTTGGGATGAATGACTGGCAGCAATGTCCGGAGTTGGGGCCAATCGGGGATGTCCTTTCGGGCTCTGATTTCTCGGTTAAAACCTCAGTTTTGATCATCCAAGAAAACAGTCTAAAAGGACAACTAGACGGGCTTGAAGATGACTTCTCGATCATGTAA
- the LOC126628345 gene encoding protein SEMI-ROLLED LEAF 2-like, with protein sequence MGVISRQVFPVCESLCFFCPALRARSRHPVKRYKQMLAEIFPRSPDEEPNERKISKLCEYASKTPLRIPKITTTLEQRCYKDLRTEFSLCESCHVYLPEAVGLL encoded by the exons atgggtGTGATTTCAAGGCAAGTGTTCCCTGTTTGTGAAAGTCTGTGTTTCTTCTGTCCGGCATTGCGTGCGAGATCACGGCATCCCGTCAAACGGTACAAGCAGATGCTCGCCGAGATATTTCCTCGCTCTCCG GATGAAGAACCAAATGAGCGCAAGATCAGTAAACTATGTGAATATGCTTCAAAAACTCCTCTTCGTATTCCAAAG ATCACAACTACTCTGGAGCAACGGTGTTACAAGGATTTGAGGACTGAATTTTCACTCTGTGAAAGTTGTCATGTGTATCTACCGGAAGCTGTTGGTCTCTTGTAA
- the LOC126628326 gene encoding uncharacterized protein LOC126628326, whose protein sequence is MMTASSTSLIQRVCAVPLSRAARTRAMAAASMNLSTTTTAPKSTDPQVLLGLSEPELQQLAIDFSQQGYRGKQLHHLIYKRKIKDIQDFSQVPLAFRNELEEAGWKVGRSPIYQSVTAADGTVKVLIRLEDNRLIETVGIPVKDEKGVMRLTACVSSQVGCPLRCSFCATGKGGFSRNLKRHEIVEQVLAIEEIFSHRVTNVVFMGMGEPMMNLKVVLEAHQCLNKDIQIGQRMITISTVGVPNTIKRLASHKLQSTLAVSLHAPNQKLRETIVPSAKAYPLSALMRDCRDYFTETGRRVSFEYALFAGVNDAVDHAVELAELLHEWGRGSHVNLIPFNPIEGSEYKRPSKKAVQAFAAALENNKVTVSTRQTRGLDADAACGQLRNKFQKSPLPVDSDNLQTEKDAAVAVAC, encoded by the exons ATGATGACAGCCTCGTCAACGTCGCTAATTCAGCGCGTCTGCGCCGTTCCTCTCTCACGTGCTGCCCGCACTCGCGCCATGGCAGCGGCGAGCATGAACctgtccaccaccaccaccgccccCAAAAGCACCGACCCCCAAGTCCTCCTCGGCTTGTCGGAACCAGAGCTCCAGCAGCTAGCTATCGACTTCAGTCAG CAAGGCTACAGAGGGAAGCAGCtccatcatcttatttacaaaagaaagattaaaGATATTCAGGATTTCAGTCAGG TGCCTCTGGCATTCAGAAATGAGCTTGAGGAAGCTGGATGGAAAGTTGGTAGGTCACCCATTTACCAGAGCGTCACTGCTGCTGATGGCACCGTCAAG GTATTGATAAGGTTGGAGGATAACAGATTGATTGAAACTGTTGGCATACCAGTTAAAGACGAGAAAGGTGTGATGCGCCTTACAGCGTGTGTCTCATCACAG GTGGGATGCCCTCTTCGTTGCTCTTTTTGTGCCACGGGAAAAGGAGGATTTTCAAGAAACCTCAAGAGGCATGAAATTGTTGAGCAG GTTTTGGCTATAGAGGAAATCTTCAGCCATAGGGTGACTAATGTCGTGTTCATGGGAATGGGTGAACCGATGATGAACCTGAAGGTGGTACTTGAAGCGCATCAGTGTCTAAACAAG GATATTCAAATTGGGCAAAGAATGATCACAATTTCTACCGTGGGGGTTCCAAATACAATTAAAAGGCTGGCATCTCACAAACTTCAGTCGACATTGGCTGTCAG CCTGCATGCTCCTAACCAGAAGCTGAGGGAAACAATTGTGCCAAGTGCAAAAGCATACCCTCTGAGTGCACTGATGAGGGATTGCAGGGACTATTTCACTGAAACCGGTAGACGGGTTTCCTTTGAGTATGCACTCTTTG CTGGAGTTAATGATGCGGTAGACCATGCAGTAGAACTTGCAGAGCTACTCCATGAGTGGGGACGAGGTTCTCATGTGAACTTGATACCATTTAATCCAATAGAAGGCTCTGAGTATAAACGTCCATCCAAGAAAGCG GTACAAGCATTTGCAGCTGCTCTGGAGAACAACAAAGTAACGGTCAGCACTCGTCAAACAAGGGGCTTGGATGCAGATGCAGCATGTGGTCAGCTAAGAAACAAGTTCCAGAAGAGTCCTTTGCCCGTTGACTCTGACAACTTACAAACTGAAAAAGATGCCGCAGTTGCAGTTGCATGTTGA
- the LOC126628323 gene encoding uncharacterized protein LOC126628323, protein MSKSNRWQPFVFQWLCLLPPSTKNCPIKLSASLPRVQGANKHNQQEPLRFSEPALLQQPPHPPPPLLLPPPLKTHQLLSSSTPVAMVSSLATHPHHAHYPPPWFSIAPMMEWTDNHYRTLARLISKNAWLYTEMLAAETIVYQKDNLDRFLEYSPEQHPIVLQIGGNNLENLAKATELANPYKYDEINFNCGCPSPRVAGHGCFGASLMLDPKFVAEAMSVIAAHTDAPVSVKCRIGVDNHDSYNELCDFIYKVSSQSPTRHFIIHSRKALLNGISPAENRSIPPLKYEYFYGLLRDFPDLRFTINGGINTVEEVNAARRAGAHGVMVGRAAFNKPWHTLGHVDTVVYGAPSSGVTRRQILEKFRAYGDTAVGKYGRKPTVRDVARPLIGLFHSEPGNSQWKRKADAAFLHCTTMKEFFDETLVAIPDYVLDKPIGEPPSGSEDPFANIHSLLPPAYESRELELQYA, encoded by the exons ATGTCCAAGTCCAATAGATGGCAACCTTTCGTTTTCCAGTGGCTTTGTCTTCTGCCTCCGTCGACCAAGAATTGCCCTATCAAGCTATCAGCCTCCCTCCCGAGAGTCCAAGGAGCCAACAAACACAACCAGCAGGAGCCTCTGAGATTCTCGGAACC GGCACTTCTTCAACAGCCACCgcatccaccaccaccacttttACTTCCTCCTCCTCTCAAAACCCATCAACTGCTCAGCAGTAGCACACCCGTCGCCATGGTTTCTTCTCTCGCCACCCACCCTCACCACGCCCATTACCCTCCTCCTTGGTTTAG TATTGCTCCCATGATGGAGTGGACTGACAATCACTACAGGACGCTGGCCAGGCTCATTTCGAAGAATGCGTGGCTCTACACTGAGATGCTTGCTGCTGAGACCATTGTTTACCAGAAGGATAATCTG GATAGATTCTTGGAATATTCCCCGGAACAACATCCTATTGTTCTTCAAATTGGCGGGAATAATTTGGAAAACCTCGCCAAAGCGACTGAGCTTGCTAACCCTTACAAATATGATGAGATCAATTTTAA TTGTGGATGTCCGAGTCCAAGAGTAGCTGGGCACGGGTGCTTTGGTGCTAGTCTTATGCTTGATCCAAAG TTTGTTGCTGAGGCTATGTCAGTGATTGCTGCGCACACAGATGCACCTGTTAGCGTGAAATGTCGAATTGGTGTTGATAATCATGACTCATATAACGAGCTCT GTGATTTTATTTACAAGGTTTCTTCTCAATCACCAACTAGGCATTTCATAATACATTCACGGAAGGCACTACTTAATGGAATTAGCCCAGCTGAAAATCGAAGTATTCCGCCTCTTAA ATATGAGTACTTTTATGGCCTCTTGCGTGACTTTCCAGACTTGAGATTTACAATAAATGGGGGCATAAACACCGTTGAGGAG GTCAATGCAGCAAGAAGGGCAGGAGCTCATGGTGTAATGGTTGGACGCGCTGCATTTAATAA ACCATGGCATACTTTGGGACATGTTGATACTGTAGTTTATGGAGCACCAAGCAGTGGTGTAACACGGCGTCAG ATACTGGAGAAGTTTCGAGCGTATGGAGATACTGCTGTGGGAAAATATGGACGCAAACCAACTGTGCGAGATGTAGCAAGG CCTTTGATTGGTCTTTTCCATTCAGAACCTGGGAATAGTCAATGGAAACGCAAGGCTGATGCTGCTTTCCTGCATTGCACG ACCATGAAAGAGTTTTTTGATGAAACGCTTGTAGCGATTCCTGACTATGTTTTGGATAAACCTATTGGGGAGCCACCATCAGGCAGTGAAGATCCTTTTGCGAACATACACAGTTTGCTGCCTCCGGCGTATGAATCAAGGGAACTAGAACTACAATATGCTTAG